The Siniperca chuatsi isolate FFG_IHB_CAS linkage group LG2, ASM2008510v1, whole genome shotgun sequence genome window below encodes:
- the gnb1b gene encoding guanine nucleotide binding protein (G protein), beta polypeptide 1b codes for MSELDQLRQEAEQLKNQIRDARKACADATLSQITANIDPVGRIQMRTRRTLRGHLAKIYAMHWGTDSRLLVSASQDGKLIIWDSYTTNKVHAIPLRSSWVMTCAYAPSGNYVACGGLDNICSIYNLKTREGNVRVSRELAGHTGYLSCCRFLDDNQIVTSSGDTTCALWDIETGQQTTTFAGHTGDVMSLSLAPDSRLFVSGACDASAKLWDVREGMCRQTFTGHESDINAICFFPNGNAFATGSDDATCRLFDLRADQELMIYSHDNIICGITSVAFSKSGRLLLAGYDDFNCNVWDTLKADRAGVLAGHDNRVSCLGVTDDGMAVATGSWDSFLKIWN; via the exons ATGAGTGAACTGGACCAGTTACGCCAAGAGGCAGAGCAGCTCAAAAATCAGATCAGA gaTGCCAGGAAAGCATGTGCAGATGCCACACTATCACAG ATCACAGCTAATATTGACCCCGTTGGCCGAATCCAGATGCGTACAAGACGAACGCTGCGGGGTCATTTGGCAAAAATCTATGCCATGCATTGGGGAACAGATTCCAG GCTCTTGGTCAGTGCCTCTCAAGATGGCAAACTCATTATTTGGGACAGCTATACCACAAATAAG GTTCATGCCATTCCACTTCGATCCTCCTGGGTCATGACTTGTGCATATGCACCTTCAGGAAATTATGTGGCCTGTGGTGGCTTAGACAACATCTGCTCCATTTACAACCTGAAAACACGCGAGGGGAATGTACGTGTGAGCCGTGAGCTCGCTGGACATACAG GATACCTGTCCTGTTGTCGCTTCCTTGATGACAACCAGATTGTTACAAGCTCTGGAGATACCACTTG tgcACTTTGGGACATTGAGACTGGCCAGCAGACAACCACATTTGCTGGACACACAGGTGATGTCATGAGCCTGTCATTGGCCCCTGACTCACGGTTATTTGTCTCTGGTGCTTGTGATGCCTCTGCTAAACTCTGGGATGTTCGAGAGGGCATGTGCAGACAGACATTTACTGGCCATGAGTCTGACATCAATGCCATCTGT TTCTTCCCTAATGGCAATGCCTTTGCCACGGGCTCCGATGACGCCACCTGCAGGCTCTTTGATCTGCGTGCTGATCAGGAATTAATGATCTACTCTCATGACAATATCATATGTGGCATCACCTCTGTTGCATTCTCAAAGAGTGGCCGTCTTCTTCTGGCGGGATATGACGACTTCAACTGTAACGTGTGGGACACACTAAAGGCTGACCGTGCTG GTGTGTTGGCTGGACATGACAACCGTGTTAGCTGCCTGGGAGTTACTGATGATGGCATGGCAGTTGCAACGGGATCCTGGGACAGTTTTCTGAAGATCTGGAATTGA
- the tardbpb gene encoding TAR DNA-binding protein 43 isoform X2, which translates to MAEVYIRVAEEENEEPMEIPSEDDGTVLLSTVAAQFPGACGLRFRSPVSQCMRGVRLVEGVLHAPENGWGNIVYVVNYPKDNKRKMEEIDASSAVKMKRGDMKTSDLIVLGLPWKTTEQDLKDYFSTFGEVIMVQVKRDAKTGNSKGFGFVRFTEYEAQEKVISQRHMIDGRWCDCKLPNSKQGPDEPLRSRKVFVGRCTEDMTTDDLRQFFMQYGEVTDVFIPKPFRAFAFVTFADDQVAQSLCGEDLIIKGVSVHISNAEPKHGNRQFDRTARFGNGFGAQAFGSSRSGLGSSTNSSLANFGSFSLNPAMMAAAQAALQSSWGMMGMLASQQQTSTSGSTPSGTSSSRDQSQSFSTGNSNYGTSSASLGWGTGSNSTTSGSGFSSGFGSSMESKSSGWGM; encoded by the exons ATGGCCGAAGTATATATTCGAGTGGCAGAGGAGGAAAACGAGGAACCCATGGAGATCCCGTCCGAAGACGACGGCACTGTTCTGCTTTCAACCGTGGCAGCTCAGTTTCCAGGGGCTTGTGGCCTACGATTCAGGAGCCCCGTGTCTCAGTGCATGCGAGGAGTGCGTCTTGTAGAAGGGGTCCTGCACGCACCAGAAAACGGATGGGGGAATATCGTGTATGTGGTGAACTATCCAAAAG acaacaaaaggaaaatggaGGAAATTGATGCATCCTCTGCGGTGAAAATGAAGAGAGGGGACATGAAGACATCTGACCTGATCGTGCTGGGTCTTCCTTGGAAAACAACTGAGCAGGACCTGAAAGACTACTTTAGCACATTTGGAGAAGTCATAATGGTTCAG GTAAAACGAGATGCCAAGACAGGAAACTCTAAAGGATTTGGCTTTGTGAGATTCACAGAGTATGAGGCTCAGGAAAAGGTGATCTCCCAGCGCCATATGATTGACGGAAGATGGTGTGACTGCAAGCTCCCTAACTCGAAG CAAGGTCCAGATGAGCCATTGAGGAGCCGGAAAGTGTTTGTTGGCCGTTGCACAGAAGACATGACCACAGACGACCTTCGGCAGTTCTTTATGCAGTATGGAGAAGTCACAGATGTCTTCATCCCCAAGCCATTCCGTGCTTTTGCCTTTGTTACATTTGCAGATGATcag GTTGCCCAGTCTCTCTGTGGAGAGGACCTAATTATCAAAGGTGTCAGCGTTCACATCTCAAATGCTGAGCCCAAACATGGCAATAGGCAGTTTGATCGCACAGCACGGTTTGGGAATGGTTTTGGAGCTCAAGCATTTGGTAGCAGCCGTAGTGGGTTAGGGAGCAGCACTAACAGTAGTCTGGCTAATTTTGGTTCCTTCAGTTTGAACCCTGCTATGATGGCCGCTGCTCAAGCTGCTCTGCAGAGTAGTTGGGGGATGATGGGCATGCTGGCTAGCCAGCAGCAGACATCCACCTCAGGCAGCACCCCCAGTGGAACAAGCTCTAGTAGGGACCAGAGTCAGTCTTTCAGTACAGGCAACAGCAATTATGGCACCAGCTCAGCCAGTCTTGGCTGGGGAACAGGGTCAAACTCTACAACCAGTGGCAGTGGGTTTAGCTCAGGTTTTGGGTCCAGTATGGAGTCAAAGTCATCTGGGTGGGGTATGTAA
- the tardbpb gene encoding TAR DNA-binding protein 43 isoform X1, whose amino-acid sequence MAEVYIRVAEEENEEPMEIPSEDDGTVLLSTVAAQFPGACGLRFRSPVSQCMRGVRLVEGVLHAPENGWGNIVYVVNYPKDNKRKMEEIDASSAVKMKRGDMKTSDLIVLGLPWKTTEQDLKDYFSTFGEVIMVQVKRDAKTGNSKGFGFVRFTEYEAQEKVISQRHMIDGRWCDCKLPNSKVNMQGPDEPLRSRKVFVGRCTEDMTTDDLRQFFMQYGEVTDVFIPKPFRAFAFVTFADDQVAQSLCGEDLIIKGVSVHISNAEPKHGNRQFDRTARFGNGFGAQAFGSSRSGLGSSTNSSLANFGSFSLNPAMMAAAQAALQSSWGMMGMLASQQQTSTSGSTPSGTSSSRDQSQSFSTGNSNYGTSSASLGWGTGSNSTTSGSGFSSGFGSSMESKSSGWGM is encoded by the exons ATGGCCGAAGTATATATTCGAGTGGCAGAGGAGGAAAACGAGGAACCCATGGAGATCCCGTCCGAAGACGACGGCACTGTTCTGCTTTCAACCGTGGCAGCTCAGTTTCCAGGGGCTTGTGGCCTACGATTCAGGAGCCCCGTGTCTCAGTGCATGCGAGGAGTGCGTCTTGTAGAAGGGGTCCTGCACGCACCAGAAAACGGATGGGGGAATATCGTGTATGTGGTGAACTATCCAAAAG acaacaaaaggaaaatggaGGAAATTGATGCATCCTCTGCGGTGAAAATGAAGAGAGGGGACATGAAGACATCTGACCTGATCGTGCTGGGTCTTCCTTGGAAAACAACTGAGCAGGACCTGAAAGACTACTTTAGCACATTTGGAGAAGTCATAATGGTTCAG GTAAAACGAGATGCCAAGACAGGAAACTCTAAAGGATTTGGCTTTGTGAGATTCACAGAGTATGAGGCTCAGGAAAAGGTGATCTCCCAGCGCCATATGATTGACGGAAGATGGTGTGACTGCAAGCTCCCTAACTCGAAGGTGAATATG CAAGGTCCAGATGAGCCATTGAGGAGCCGGAAAGTGTTTGTTGGCCGTTGCACAGAAGACATGACCACAGACGACCTTCGGCAGTTCTTTATGCAGTATGGAGAAGTCACAGATGTCTTCATCCCCAAGCCATTCCGTGCTTTTGCCTTTGTTACATTTGCAGATGATcag GTTGCCCAGTCTCTCTGTGGAGAGGACCTAATTATCAAAGGTGTCAGCGTTCACATCTCAAATGCTGAGCCCAAACATGGCAATAGGCAGTTTGATCGCACAGCACGGTTTGGGAATGGTTTTGGAGCTCAAGCATTTGGTAGCAGCCGTAGTGGGTTAGGGAGCAGCACTAACAGTAGTCTGGCTAATTTTGGTTCCTTCAGTTTGAACCCTGCTATGATGGCCGCTGCTCAAGCTGCTCTGCAGAGTAGTTGGGGGATGATGGGCATGCTGGCTAGCCAGCAGCAGACATCCACCTCAGGCAGCACCCCCAGTGGAACAAGCTCTAGTAGGGACCAGAGTCAGTCTTTCAGTACAGGCAACAGCAATTATGGCACCAGCTCAGCCAGTCTTGGCTGGGGAACAGGGTCAAACTCTACAACCAGTGGCAGTGGGTTTAGCTCAGGTTTTGGGTCCAGTATGGAGTCAAAGTCATCTGGGTGGGGTATGTAA